One Cohnella candidum genomic region harbors:
- a CDS encoding glycosyltransferase family 2 protein, translated as MGGACFLSVVIPMYNEEEVIETTYRRLTSVLGTIGETYELVFVNDGSRDRTAEIMRGICEVDPHVKMVDFSRNFGHQIAVTAGMDYASGRTVVLIDADLQDPPEIIPEMVNRWREGYDVVYGRRIARRGETWFKKLTATMFYRLLRSMTSVSIPVDTGDFRLMDRKVSDTLSSMRERSRYIRGMVSWAGFRQTSVDYVREERFAGETKYPLRKMLRLSADAITSFSTKPLKLAGVLGFLLSAAGFVYLLVVLYQRLFTHSTQPGWSSLIVISLFFHGITLSLLGVMGEYIGRIYEESKGRPLYVVSEAVNFEGAAQESRQAEPAIVRR; from the coding sequence ATGGGTGGAGCATGCTTCCTGTCCGTAGTCATACCAATGTATAACGAAGAAGAGGTCATCGAAACGACGTACCGTCGGTTGACCTCGGTCTTGGGAACGATAGGAGAGACCTACGAGCTCGTATTCGTCAACGACGGCAGCCGGGACCGGACCGCGGAAATCATGAGGGGAATATGCGAAGTCGACCCGCATGTAAAAATGGTCGATTTCTCGCGCAACTTCGGGCACCAGATCGCGGTAACCGCCGGCATGGATTACGCGTCGGGACGCACGGTCGTGCTGATCGACGCCGACTTGCAGGACCCGCCGGAAATCATCCCGGAAATGGTGAACCGCTGGCGCGAAGGGTACGACGTCGTCTATGGGAGACGCATCGCGAGGCGCGGAGAAACTTGGTTCAAAAAGCTGACGGCGACGATGTTTTACCGGCTGCTCCGTTCGATGACTTCGGTCAGCATCCCCGTCGACACGGGCGATTTCCGGCTGATGGACCGCAAGGTCAGCGATACGCTGTCCTCGATGCGCGAGCGAAGCCGTTATATCCGCGGAATGGTGAGCTGGGCGGGCTTCCGCCAAACCTCCGTCGATTACGTGAGGGAAGAACGGTTCGCCGGCGAAACGAAATACCCGCTGAGGAAAATGCTCCGCCTGTCGGCCGACGCCATCACTTCCTTCTCGACGAAGCCGCTCAAACTGGCCGGCGTTCTCGGCTTCCTGCTGTCGGCTGCCGGCTTCGTGTACTTGCTCGTCGTGCTGTATCAACGGCTGTTCACGCATTCAACCCAGCCGGGGTGGAGTTCGCTAATCGTCATCAGCCTCTTCTTCCACGGCATCACGCTGTCGCTGCTCGGCGTGATGGGCGAATACATCGGCCGGATTTATGAAGAATCCAAAGGAAGGCCGCTTTATGTCGTGTCGGAGGCCGTCAACTTCGAAGGCGCCGCACAAGAAAGCAGACAAGCAGAACCGGCGATCGTTCGCCGTTAA
- a CDS encoding AraC family transcriptional regulator translates to MPKTPTYRVVSNPVSVEPGELTVLFAGESQTKPGHRVGPKVVDYYLLHHVTSGKGRFRLEDFEAELGAGDTFLIPPNQLASYASDEEEPWRYRWVAFAGTHASALVQTTGLAAGNPVARTGASRVPGERCRSIYDAFLARSRAASLEAAGHLLLLLSALQERADESVPAPLRPSSHSEELVGQIIGYLTAQYAEPVTIEGMAETLGYNRAYLSRLFKAKTGLSPATFLTRHRIDQGRRLLRERPELTIEQVASSAGFPDPLYFSKQFKRRYGQSPTEYRAAVNRFEPSSPSASAD, encoded by the coding sequence ATGCCGAAAACGCCCACGTACCGAGTCGTTTCCAACCCCGTCAGCGTGGAGCCGGGGGAGCTGACGGTGTTGTTTGCCGGAGAGAGCCAGACGAAGCCGGGACATCGCGTCGGCCCGAAAGTCGTCGATTATTATTTGCTGCACCATGTGACTTCCGGCAAAGGACGATTCCGGCTGGAGGATTTCGAAGCCGAATTGGGGGCGGGAGATACGTTCCTGATCCCTCCCAATCAATTGGCCAGCTACGCTTCGGACGAAGAAGAGCCCTGGCGCTACCGGTGGGTGGCATTCGCCGGCACGCACGCGTCTGCTTTGGTGCAAACGACCGGCCTGGCCGCCGGGAACCCCGTGGCAAGGACCGGGGCGAGCCGGGTGCCGGGGGAACGCTGCCGAAGCATCTACGACGCCTTCCTGGCGAGAAGCCGAGCGGCGTCTCTGGAAGCGGCAGGCCATCTGCTGCTGCTCCTGTCCGCGCTGCAGGAACGGGCGGACGAATCCGTCCCCGCCCCGCTTCGCCCCTCTTCCCACAGCGAGGAATTGGTCGGGCAGATCATCGGGTATTTGACCGCGCAATACGCCGAGCCCGTGACGATCGAAGGCATGGCCGAAACGCTCGGCTACAACCGGGCGTACTTGTCCCGGTTGTTTAAAGCAAAGACGGGCCTGTCGCCCGCCACGTTCCTGACCCGGCACCGGATCGACCAAGGGAGAAGGCTGCTGCGCGAAAGGCCCGAATTGACGATCGAGCAGGTCGCCTCCTCCGCCGGATTCCCGGATCCCTTGTATTTCTCTAAGCAGTTCAAACGCCGGTATGGGCAGTCCCCTACCGAATACCGAGCAGCCGTGAACCGGTTCGAACCGTCTTCCCCCTCGGCATCCGCCGATTAG
- a CDS encoding galactokinase: MAKLAQLKSLFLEQFGGKESDISFFQAPGRVNLIGEHTDYNGGSVFPAALTFGTTLLVSPREDGKLLFASTNFPITREIATGSLAFDEADDWTNYPKGIVWELAQRGIPLSRGYNFLYHGEIPNGAGLSSSASIEVVTAFALLTLEGRETDTVEISLWSQHAENEFVGVKCGIMDQFAVANGKKDHAILLDCDTLRYELVPFRTGDNKLVIGNTNKRRGLVDSKYNERRSQCEQAVRDLRQAFPELQLLGQLTLPQYRENEGLIQDETVRRRARHVVEEIDRVSRSMEVLKQGDLAAFGQLMNASHDSLRDLYEVTGDELDAMVSAAREVPGVLGSRMTGAGFGGCTISLVHGDSVDRFIEEVGKKYESATGLHPDFYVCDIGDGVRQLKEEA, from the coding sequence ATGGCGAAACTCGCACAATTGAAATCATTGTTCTTGGAGCAGTTCGGCGGCAAGGAATCCGATATTTCCTTCTTTCAGGCGCCCGGAAGGGTCAATCTGATCGGCGAGCACACCGACTATAACGGCGGCTCCGTGTTCCCGGCGGCTTTGACGTTCGGCACGACTCTCCTGGTTTCCCCGCGCGAGGACGGCAAGCTTCTGTTCGCTTCGACGAATTTCCCTATTACCCGGGAAATTGCGACCGGCTCGCTCGCGTTCGACGAGGCGGACGACTGGACGAATTACCCCAAAGGAATCGTGTGGGAACTGGCGCAGCGCGGCATCCCGCTGTCGAGGGGCTACAATTTCCTCTACCATGGCGAGATCCCGAACGGAGCCGGCTTGTCGTCTTCCGCTTCGATCGAGGTCGTCACCGCCTTCGCGCTGCTGACTTTGGAAGGAAGAGAGACGGATACCGTCGAAATTTCCTTATGGTCGCAGCATGCCGAAAACGAATTCGTCGGCGTGAAATGCGGCATCATGGACCAATTCGCGGTCGCCAACGGCAAGAAGGACCATGCGATCCTGCTGGATTGCGACACGCTTCGTTACGAGCTCGTTCCGTTCCGCACGGGGGATAACAAGCTGGTCATCGGCAACACGAACAAACGCCGCGGCCTGGTCGATTCCAAATACAACGAGCGCCGCTCCCAATGCGAGCAGGCCGTCCGCGACCTGCGCCAGGCGTTCCCGGAGCTTCAACTGCTCGGGCAGCTCACGCTGCCCCAGTACCGCGAGAACGAAGGGCTCATCCAGGACGAGACGGTACGCCGGCGCGCGCGGCACGTCGTCGAGGAGATCGACCGGGTTTCCCGTTCGATGGAAGTGCTGAAGCAAGGGGACTTGGCCGCGTTCGGACAGCTCATGAACGCTTCGCACGACTCGCTGCGGGACTTGTACGAAGTAACCGGCGACGAGCTCGACGCCATGGTGTCCGCGGCCCGCGAAGTGCCCGGCGTGCTCGGTTCGCGCATGACGGGCGCCGGCTTCGGCGGCTGCACGATTTCCTTGGTCCATGGCGATTCCGTGGACCGGTTTATCGAAGAGGTAGGGAAGAAATACGAATCCGCCACCGGCCTGCATCCTGATTTCTACGTCTGCGACATCGGCGACGGCGTGCGGCAATTGAAGGAGGAAGCGTAA
- the galE gene encoding UDP-glucose 4-epimerase GalE encodes MAVLVTGGAGYIGSHTVAALLEKGEQVVVVDNLYQGHREAVLGGKLYEGDLRDEAFLSRVFEENEIDGVIHFAANSLVGESMKDPGKYYHNNVYGTLCLLEQMKKSGVSRIVFSSTAATYGEPERVPIDEYDRTVPTNAYGETKLAMENMIRWFDVAHGIRSVSLRYFNAAGAHDSGRIGEDHQPESHLIPLVLQVALGQRETISVFGEDYPTDDGTCVRDYIHVSDLADAHILALKRLRDGGGSAIYNLGSGKGYSVKQVVEVAREVTGHPIPVSMEARRAGDPAVLVASSDRARRELGWKPARERLEEIIASAWRWHSSHPHGYEN; translated from the coding sequence ATGGCGGTATTGGTCACGGGCGGGGCGGGGTACATCGGCTCCCATACGGTAGCCGCGCTTTTGGAGAAAGGCGAACAGGTCGTCGTCGTCGACAACCTGTACCAAGGCCATCGGGAAGCGGTGCTCGGAGGCAAGCTGTACGAGGGCGATTTGCGCGACGAGGCTTTCCTGTCCCGCGTATTCGAGGAGAACGAAATCGACGGCGTCATCCACTTCGCCGCGAACTCCCTCGTCGGAGAGAGCATGAAGGACCCGGGCAAATACTATCACAACAACGTTTACGGTACGCTGTGCCTGCTGGAGCAGATGAAGAAATCCGGCGTTTCGCGCATCGTGTTTTCGTCGACGGCCGCAACTTACGGCGAGCCGGAGCGGGTACCGATCGACGAGTACGACCGGACGGTGCCGACGAACGCGTACGGCGAAACGAAGCTGGCCATGGAGAATATGATCCGCTGGTTCGACGTCGCCCACGGAATCCGCTCGGTGTCCCTGCGTTACTTCAATGCGGCCGGCGCCCACGACAGCGGCAGGATCGGCGAAGATCATCAGCCGGAAAGCCACCTCATCCCGCTCGTGCTTCAGGTGGCGCTCGGACAGCGGGAAACGATCTCGGTGTTCGGCGAAGACTACCCGACGGACGACGGGACCTGCGTCCGGGATTACATCCATGTCAGCGATTTGGCGGACGCGCACATCCTGGCTCTTAAACGGCTCCGCGATGGCGGCGGCAGCGCGATCTACAACCTGGGCAGCGGCAAAGGCTACTCCGTCAAACAGGTGGTCGAGGTCGCGCGCGAAGTGACCGGACATCCGATTCCGGTTTCGATGGAAGCCCGGCGCGCCGGAGATCCCGCGGTACTGGTCGCTTCGTCGGACAGGGCCCGCAGAGAACTCGGCTGGAAGCCGGCCCGCGAACGGCTCGAAGAGATCATCGCCAGCGCATGGCGCTGGCATAGCAGCCATCCGCACGGTTACGAAAATTGA
- a CDS encoding asparaginase codes for MDQMIGKIGDVPLVGVTRAGLVENVHRGRICVVSADGGKVIEAHGDVEAKTYVRSTAKPLQAIASLLGGVDRACGWEDRHLAMMAASQRGYPEQMEALGEMLSSSGVPEEALAFHPYKPTASGPRDEWAKEGGKPRKLYHTCAGKHLGMLAWCRLNGWPLAGYTEPDHPSQQEITRRVLAWTGTDESDSAIGRDGCGLPVAAIPMSRIALGYARLACPDAAPDPDAAQAASRVAAAMNRYPDLVEGPGRLASLLLRDPNVVAKSGAQGLFAIGLRRERLGIAIHVSDGTEAAWPYIVMSLLERYGGVEEATMSALTSRFPAALMNDAGAIAGTWKPLV; via the coding sequence ATGGATCAAATGATAGGGAAAATCGGGGATGTCCCGTTAGTCGGCGTTACGAGGGCGGGGCTGGTGGAGAACGTACACCGGGGAAGAATTTGCGTCGTTTCCGCCGACGGCGGCAAGGTGATCGAGGCGCACGGCGACGTAGAGGCCAAGACGTACGTCCGGTCGACCGCGAAGCCCTTGCAAGCGATCGCATCGCTGCTGGGCGGCGTGGACCGGGCATGCGGTTGGGAGGATCGCCATCTCGCGATGATGGCGGCATCGCAGCGGGGCTATCCGGAGCAAATGGAAGCGCTGGGGGAAATGCTGTCGTCCTCCGGCGTGCCGGAAGAGGCGCTGGCATTCCATCCTTACAAGCCGACGGCTTCCGGGCCGCGCGATGAATGGGCGAAAGAAGGCGGCAAGCCGAGAAAGCTGTATCATACGTGCGCGGGCAAGCATCTGGGCATGCTGGCGTGGTGCCGTTTGAACGGTTGGCCGCTTGCCGGCTACACGGAGCCGGACCACCCTTCCCAGCAGGAAATTACGCGCCGCGTGCTGGCTTGGACGGGAACGGACGAATCGGACAGCGCGATCGGCCGTGACGGCTGCGGTTTGCCGGTAGCGGCCATTCCGATGAGCCGAATCGCGCTGGGCTACGCGCGGCTGGCCTGCCCGGACGCGGCGCCCGATCCGGACGCGGCGCAAGCGGCTTCGAGGGTGGCGGCCGCGATGAACCGTTATCCGGACTTGGTCGAAGGACCGGGACGGCTGGCCAGCCTGCTGCTCCGGGATCCGAACGTCGTCGCCAAAAGCGGCGCGCAAGGGCTGTTCGCCATCGGCCTGCGGCGCGAAAGGCTCGGAATCGCGATCCACGTTTCGGACGGGACCGAAGCGGCTTGGCCCTATATCGTCATGAGCTTGCTGGAGCGCTACGGAGGCGTTGAAGAGGCGACGATGTCCGCCCTGACGTCGAGATTTCCCGCGGCACTCATGAACGATGCCGGCGCGATCGCCGGGACCTGGAAACCGCTCGTCTAA
- a CDS encoding phospholipid carrier-dependent glycosyltransferase encodes MDLSNSLRSSPVSFGGGSGSGRESRKWTRLDLVLVLLLMLVSAVMSLWDLGNRTGAQTYWKPSVSGEGFTVDFGKERAVDRLNLYEGPGAHGRTKIEWSADGQNWELYAEIEHKHNRVFTWKSENKSITARYMRFTAVSTGYTLYEAAFFTKTVTTVAIPIAQVTDNGKAGSATVGSGLNVFDEQEYAPYRPDYRNSMYFDEIYHGRTAYEFIEKMEPYENTHPPLGKVILELGIRLFGMTPYGWRFMVAVGGTLMVPVMYAAAKGMFGRTRYAFLAALLLVLEGFHFVHSRITNVDIFGVTFTVVMYYAMHRYGETVWRDGFKRGLGWLALSGVFFGCASSVKWNYMYGGAGLAILFFLALFRKIRQSRSEGQRRVVRRTLLTLLAAAVFFVAVPASIYVASYIPYERATQANDGIKDLWQYQKNMYNYHKGVKEAHPYASKWYTWPLMLRPVWYYGGQDLAPGEAQSIAAIGNPLIWWGGLLAMLASWWIGWRRRDRIVLTIAVMYLSFYVPWMVAPRSITFLYHYFPMVPLLILSLVWMMRWWEERYRDGRRLTTAAVVAAAGLFVWFYPVLAGVMISREWMNLFIRWLPSWGF; translated from the coding sequence ATGGATTTGTCGAACAGCTTGAGATCTTCGCCGGTGTCTTTCGGCGGGGGATCGGGGTCCGGCAGGGAGAGCCGGAAATGGACAAGGCTGGATTTGGTTTTGGTCTTGTTGTTGATGTTGGTTTCGGCCGTCATGTCCCTCTGGGATCTTGGCAACCGAACGGGCGCCCAGACCTATTGGAAGCCCAGCGTCAGCGGGGAAGGCTTCACCGTCGACTTCGGCAAGGAGCGGGCGGTGGACAGGCTGAACTTGTACGAAGGGCCCGGGGCTCACGGCAGAACGAAAATCGAATGGTCCGCCGACGGGCAGAATTGGGAGCTCTACGCGGAAATCGAACACAAGCACAATCGCGTGTTCACCTGGAAGTCGGAAAATAAATCCATTACGGCGCGCTACATGCGCTTCACCGCCGTCAGCACCGGTTATACGCTGTACGAGGCGGCGTTTTTCACCAAAACGGTCACGACGGTGGCCATTCCGATCGCGCAAGTGACGGACAACGGCAAAGCGGGTTCCGCCACGGTCGGAAGCGGCCTGAACGTCTTCGACGAGCAGGAATACGCGCCGTATCGCCCCGATTACCGCAACAGCATGTATTTCGACGAGATTTACCACGGCAGGACGGCTTATGAATTCATCGAGAAAATGGAGCCGTACGAGAACACCCATCCTCCGCTCGGCAAGGTCATTCTGGAGCTGGGGATCCGTTTGTTCGGCATGACGCCCTACGGTTGGCGGTTTATGGTTGCCGTGGGGGGAACCTTGATGGTACCGGTGATGTACGCGGCTGCCAAAGGGATGTTCGGCCGCACGAGATACGCGTTCCTGGCCGCGCTGCTGCTCGTCCTCGAGGGTTTCCATTTCGTGCACTCCCGCATCACCAACGTCGACATTTTCGGCGTCACCTTTACGGTCGTCATGTACTACGCGATGCACCGGTACGGGGAAACCGTCTGGCGGGACGGCTTCAAACGCGGGCTCGGTTGGCTCGCGCTCAGCGGCGTTTTCTTCGGATGCGCATCGTCGGTAAAGTGGAATTATATGTACGGAGGCGCGGGACTGGCGATCCTGTTCTTCCTGGCCTTATTCCGGAAAATCCGCCAGTCCAGGTCGGAAGGACAGCGGCGCGTCGTCCGGCGGACACTGCTTACGCTGCTCGCGGCCGCCGTCTTCTTCGTTGCCGTTCCGGCTTCCATTTACGTGGCCTCCTACATCCCTTACGAGCGTGCTACGCAAGCGAATGACGGTATAAAGGACCTTTGGCAGTACCAGAAGAACATGTACAACTATCACAAAGGCGTCAAGGAAGCGCACCCCTATGCGTCCAAGTGGTATACGTGGCCTTTGATGCTGCGGCCCGTCTGGTATTACGGCGGCCAGGACCTGGCGCCGGGAGAGGCGCAAAGCATCGCGGCGATCGGGAATCCGCTCATTTGGTGGGGCGGTTTGCTGGCGATGCTGGCTTCGTGGTGGATCGGATGGCGGAGGCGGGATCGAATCGTGCTGACGATCGCGGTCATGTATCTGTCCTTCTACGTCCCCTGGATGGTGGCGCCTCGGAGCATCACGTTTCTGTATCACTACTTCCCGATGGTGCCGCTGCTCATCCTGTCCCTCGTATGGATGATGCGTTGGTGGGAAGAGCGCTATCGGGACGGCCGCAGGCTGACGACTGCCGCGGTCGTCGCGGCCGCAGGACTGTTCGTTTGGTTTTATCCGGTGCTGGCCGGCGTGATGATCAGCCGGGAATGGATGAACCTGTTCATCCGTTGGCTGCCCAGCTGGGGATTTTAA